The following are from one region of the Stanieria sp. NIES-3757 genome:
- a CDS encoding HEAT domain containing protein: MNHQPSTINQVQQLIAAVNQADSADSLLTAVENLTQVRSPEAIPTLVEVLGYNNPGAAVAAVEGLIALGEPVVPYLINNLDDYNYGARAWATRVFAGIGDPLTLDILLKAAVGDFSQSVRRAAARGLGIIRWSKLAPEQRLPVQQEVLSTLLLVSQDGEWVVRYAAVVGLHALAEAVRETQPQLLEKITAQFQELISTEPEPVIRARAQLACRQIQS, from the coding sequence ATGAACCATCAACCATCAACCATTAACCAAGTTCAACAACTAATTGCAGCCGTTAATCAAGCTGACTCAGCAGATAGTTTGTTAACCGCAGTAGAAAACCTCACCCAAGTGCGATCGCCAGAAGCTATCCCTACTTTAGTTGAAGTCTTGGGCTATAACAACCCAGGGGCAGCCGTAGCTGCGGTTGAAGGTTTAATTGCCCTAGGGGAACCTGTAGTACCTTACCTAATTAATAATCTCGATGATTATAATTATGGAGCAAGAGCTTGGGCTACAAGAGTTTTTGCTGGGATCGGCGATCCTTTAACTCTAGATATTTTGTTAAAAGCAGCAGTTGGAGATTTTTCTCAAAGTGTTCGTCGAGCTGCTGCCAGAGGTTTAGGCATTATTCGCTGGTCAAAATTAGCTCCAGAGCAAAGATTACCTGTGCAACAAGAAGTGTTGTCAACTTTGCTGTTAGTTAGTCAAGATGGAGAATGGGTAGTCCGTTATGCTGCGGTAGTTGGTTTACATGCTTTAGCTGAAGCAGTAAGGGAAACTCAACCTCAATTGCTCGAAAAAATTACGGCTCAATTTCAGGAATTAATCAGCACCGAACCAGAACCTGTAATTCGCGCTCGCGCTCAATTAGCTTGTCGACAAATTCAATCTTAA